The proteins below are encoded in one region of Aspergillus nidulans FGSC A4 chromosome III:
- a CDS encoding uncharacterized protein (transcript_id=CADANIAT00006428): protein MAQQYAKDQPAGFTNRIEKVAIIGGLMVKLRPNKAGGSIGRHLTDQLLKNGKHTITAITRPESTNRIPDGVKLARVDYSSDDDSALVEVLKGQQVLLITMNVMAPRDTVVKIIRAAAKAGVRYIEPNWYGHDAANDALCRDSMLTENRDRAIEEIKKLGVSAYLLLVCNFWYEFSLGGGTDRFGFNFAKRTFTIFDNGDVAINTTTWPQCGRAIASLLSLKELPEDESDTSPTLSQFTNRGTYVSSFRLTQRDMFKSVKRVTGTADSEWKITRELSLVRFKEGQEALKVHDWKAFPKMLYSRMFFPNGDGDYESRLGLDNAVLDLPVEELDEATKEGIRMGLAGEVPFSH, encoded by the exons ATGGCTCAGCAATACGCCAAAGACCAACCTGCAGGCTTCACCAACCGCATCGAGAAGGTTGCCATTATTGGG GGGTTAATGGTCAAGCTAAGACCTAACAAGGCCGGTGGTTCCATTGGCAGACACCTCACCgaccagctcctcaagaatGGAAAGCATACAATTACCGCAATCACTCGACCCGAAAGTACCAACAGAATTCCCGATGGAGTCAAACTTGCGCGTGTGGATTACAGTAGTGATGACGATAGCGCCCTCGTCGAGGTCCTCAAAGGCCAACAAGTGCTGCTTATCACCATGAACGTGATGGCGCCGCGCGATACAGTCGTGAAAATCATCCGcgccgcagccaaagctGGGGTTCGTTATATCGAGCCGAACTGGTACGGCCACGACGCCGCGAACGATGCGCTTTGCAGAGATAGTATGCTAACGGAGAACCGAGACCGCGCCATtgaggagatcaagaagctcggTGTAAGTGCGTACTTGCTCCTCGTCTGCAACTTCTGGTATGAGTTCAGTCTCGGAGGAGGGACCGATCGGTTCGGGTTCAACTTCGCGAAGAGGACATTTACGATATTCGATAACGGGGATGTTGCGATTAATACGACGACCTGGCCTCAGTGTGGCCGCGCGATTGCGAGTCTGTTGAGTCTGAAGGAACTGCCCGAAGACGAGAGTGACACCAGCCCTACGCTCTCACAGTTCACGAATCGGGGCACTTACGTGTCGAGTTTCAGACTCACGCAGCGAGATATGTTTAAAAGCGTCAAGCGTGTTACGGGAACTGCTGATAGTGAGTGGAAAATCACACGAGAATTATCTCTGGTGCGGTtcaaagaaggccaagaagcaTTGAAAGTCCATGACTGGAAGGCATTTCCGAAGATGCTGTATAGCCGAATGTTCTTTCCCAATGGGGACGGTGACTATGAATCGAGACTGGGACTTGACAATGCTGTGCTTGATCTTCCTGTTGAAGAATTGGATGAAGCCACCAAGGAGGGGATTCGGATGGGGTTGGCGGGTGAAGTGCCTTTCTCCCATTAA
- a CDS encoding uncharacterized protein (transcript_id=CADANIAT00006429) produces MPGKYVESFEQPTSLTFDPSEMVRSHTPLFNDNFTPRYLYRLVAPQSAGITNSSSVVPPMVHGYSKDIFQLPTPKAANLLLKHLLWQRGHEDGCNLMSWTSSLLFALQYALYRHRKDGDDLRHIHLIILDTTLFPAGTFIQDMEIMRAFQAADPRLQKFIEFRESEYYFGEYLTQGRLAIQNRCACTSVQKMIDLGLFGLQPALADKTQWQWWPKRVLFFREQFESGQCVPTTDGDVGTAVEMARQCFGGHWTVPGAIMLLALRPRKKDDAAILQGLKSRFSLAEIRGAGLHRVKIDARRLPEVAQFKELIQSVQRSYSLTEYDSLVGSVQGLSV; encoded by the exons ATGCCTGGCAAATACGTTGAGTCGTTTGAACAGCCAACCTCCTTAACATTCGATCCTAGCGAAATGGTTAGGTCTCATACGCCTCTCTTCAATGATAATTTCACCCCAAGATACCTCTACAGGCTCGTTGCACCCCAGTCTGCTGGTATAACCAACTCCTCAAGCGTTGTCCCGCCTATGGTGCATGGATATTCAAAAgacatcttccagctcccaACTCCCAAGGCCGCGAACCTCCTCTTGAAGCATCTCCTCTGGCAGAGAGGTCACGAAGATGGATGCAATTTGATGAGCTGGACGAGCTCTCTACTATTTGCTCTTCAATATGCTCTATACCGCCACCGCAAGGATGGCGATGACCTGCGGCATATCCATCTCATCATCCTAGATACGACCTTGTTCCCAGCGGGAACTTTCATCCAAGACATGGAGATAATGCGCGCCTTCCAGGCGGCTGACCCTAGATTGCAAAAGTTTATCGAGTTTCGAGAGAGTGAATACTACTTTGGTGAATACCTAACTCAGGGGAGACTGGCGATTCAGAACCGCTGCGCATGTACATCTGTCCAGAAAATGATCGATCTTGGCCTGTTCGGCCTGCAGCCTGCACTTGCCGACAAAACGCAGTGGCAATGGTGGCCCAAGCGGGTCCTTTTCTTTCGCGAACAGTTTGAATCGGGGCAATGTGTACCGACTACCGATGGCGATGTTGGAACCGCAGTCGAGATGGCGAGGCAGTGCTTCGGGGGACATTGGACGGTGCCTGGTGCGATTATGCTGCTTGCGCTCCGACCACGTAAGAAGGACGACGCAGCTATCCTACAGGGCCTGAAATCTCGATTCTCAC TGGCTGAAATCAGGGGCGCCGGGCTGCATCGGGTCAAGATCGATGCCAGACGTCTACCTGAGGTCGCACAATTCAAAGAGCTTATTCAGTCGGTTCAGCGCAGCTATTCACTGACCGAGTATGACTCCCTAGTGGGCTCTGTCCAGGGCCTCAGTGTTTGA
- a CDS encoding uncharacterized protein (transcript_id=CADANIAT00006427) has protein sequence MRASFIRRITFALDEMQGDEALGRLLALPRQVNHVVVYGPNTGVDADLVQLLADLARGAVVPFLPTGIVPEEALHISRQYESSTVLASQNHLQAAKSIRDYAVSHGFPVVVFPIQIKTSPAIELDSPASALYPSLDIPEAHPGLLLLTSGSTGSPKGVVHPRRLFYELHRSGSSGEVLLNHRPPHWAGAILPLFRQLLAGARIEAIASEPFVLWERLRVGGVTLLMGPPRFWILMMSYYQDHITLKLPLREVEGYLCGAQRLRCARVSGMMPHTAVLRFWRDEIGRPLQVFYNTTELCGGCLPTTPWTKSDEKQLDRCIGGPSRSLTVRLSEGDLGELLVKAAAMFTQTGDPVRRLGDDYCIDGRVSSDCKQTSAPSHRKSPGLLVLTGLSSYAVVKFRGYKVPILGVEMHLPDLPFIAEGCILTATSEDNGGQVAALVRFQADAGTVPQPDQSCLKFVQESLAPSLPAYMLPTMLRGLQDGEEIPRSISLKALRRKAVEQHFALSDNVKLPLDVECRCVDQDALSRPLRAWDWGSLQSAREV, from the exons ATGCGC GCTTCATTCATCCGTAGAATAACCTTCGCGTTGGATGAGATGCAAGGGGACGAGG CTCTCGGTAGG CTGCTGGCCCTTCCGCGTCAGGTCAACCATGTCGTGGTCTATGGCCCAAATACCGGAGTTGACGCAgacctcgtccagctccTGGCTGACCTGGCTC GAGGGGCAGTGGTACCTTTTTTGC CAACTGGTATCGTGCCGGAAGAGGCACTGCATATTTCCCGGCAATACGAGTCCAGCACTGTCCTGGCCAGTCAAAACCACCTTCAGGCAGCTAAAAGCATCCGAGATTATGCCGTTTCTCATGGTTTTCCCGTCGTGGTGTTTCCAATCCAGATCAAAACGTCGCCAGCCATCGAACTTGATAGCCCAGCATCGGCATTATATCCTAGTCTGGATATTCCTGAGGCTCATCCtggcctgctccttctcacGTCGGGCTCAACAGGTTCTCCTAAAGGGGTGGTGCATCCACGACGTCTGTTCTATGAACTGCACAGAAGCGGCTCGTCAGGTGAGGTGCTCCTGAACCACAGGCCTCCGCACTGGGCCGGCGCTATTCTCCCATTATTTCGGCAACTTCTGGCCGGCGCCCGCATAGAGGCCATTGCTTCTGAGCCCTTCGTTCTTTGGGAACGTTTGCGAGTAGGCGGGGTGACTCTGCTCATGGGGCCGCCACGTTTCTGGATCCTGATGATGAGTTACTATCAGGACCATATTACGCTCAAGTTGCCATTGAGAGAGGTCGAGGGATACCTCTGCGGAGCCCAGCGGCTTCGCTGTGCCCGTGTGAGCGGCATGATGCCACATACTGCCGTGCTCCGGTTTTGGCGAGATGAGATCGGTCGACCACTGCAGGTCTTTTACAACACTACCGAGCTTTGCGGTGGGTGCTTACCTACTACCCCTTGGACAAAGTCAGATGAGAAGCAGCTTGAC CGTTGCATAGGAGGACCGAGCCGAAGTTTGACGGTCCGCTTGTCGGAAGGCGACCTTGGAGAACTGCTGGTCAAGGCCGCGGCGATGTTCACACA GACAGGGGACCCCGTCCGTCGCTTGGGAGACGACTACTGCATCGACGGGCGGGTGTCATCGGATTGTAAGCAGACCAGCGCTCCCAGCCATCGTAAATCTCCTGGGCTCCTCGTACTGACCGGCCTTTCGAGCTATGCAGTTGTCAAGTTCCGCGGCTATAAAGTTCCAATCCTTGGAGTAGAGATGCATCTGCCAGACCTTCCGTTCATCGCCGAGGGCTGCATCCTCACAGCGACATCCGAGGACAACGGTGGGCAAGTCGCGGCCCTGGTGCGGTTCCAGGCTGATG CAGGGACCGTGCCACAACCAGACCAGTCATGCCTGAAGTTCGTGCAGGAGAGCCTGGCCCCTAGTTTGCCAGCGTATATGCTCCCAACAATGCTACGAGGTTTgcaagatggagaggaaatcCCCCGGTCCATCTCCCTCAAGGCTCTCCGCCGCAAGGCTGTGGAGCAGCACTTTGCCTTGTCGGACAACGTGAAATTGCCCCTAGATGTAGAGTGTCGTTGTGTCGATCAGGATGCGCTTTCCAGGCCACTGAGAGCTTGGGACTGGGGCAGCCTGCAGTCTGCGAGAGAGGTCTAA
- a CDS encoding uncharacterized protein (transcript_id=CADANIAT00006430), whose product MVFHWASTLTKPRPVILVLSALINANERPQICRTSWEWLQLWILPKGSHPVRVAPHENDQLSVRTPSQHSEMARSIPDREGKASIKASILRREARYALSSESPRRSPHLQSGPLLWFKATAGGERLRARKVLAGASESTISNVLLWLSVMYFTDHGLRAVEPVSGNLQSRQLSNWAGSLQQ is encoded by the exons ATGGTATTTCACTGGGCCTCTACTTTGACCAAACCTAGGCCCGTCATTCTCGTCCTCAG CGCCCTGATTAACGCTAACGAACGTCCCCAAATCTGCCGTACATCTTGGGAGTGGTTGCAGCTATGGATATTGCCCAAGGGGAGTCATCCTGTTCGCGTGGCACCGCATGAGAATGATCAACTGAGTGTTAGAACTCCCTCACAGCACTCGGAAATGGCCCGATCAATACCAGACAGAGAGGGAAAAGCCTCAATAAAAGCCTCAATTCTCCGCCGGGAAGCCCGATATGCCTTGTCGTCAGAGTCGCCACGGCGATCGCCCCATCTCCAGTCAGGCCCGCTCTTGTGGTTCAAGGCCACTGCCGGAGGTGAGCGATTGAGAGCGCGGAAAGTCCTAGCAGGTGCCTCCGAGAGTACGATCTCAAACGTGCTCCTATGGCTTTCTGTCATGTACTTCACGGATCACGGATTGCGAGCCGTAGAGCCGGTTTCTGGTAATCTGCAAAGCCGTCAGCTGAGCAATTGGGCAGGCAGCTTACAGCAGTGA
- a CDS encoding cupin domain-containing protein (transcript_id=CADANIAT00006432): MSIPKVSASDIKVVKSGDTYQVEGFYARRPRESFEIIKIYHPSNLPGKQIVVGRVLMDPRAATPPHTHSGAAIVAVVTEGTVLNQMNEDNPILTSKGEVFYESPGCHHVLSENNTQEKASFIVVLIVDDEVVKDGYESLVVLDAEKQDGN; the protein is encoded by the exons ATGTCCATACCAAAGGTCTCAGCCTCCGACATCAAAGTCGTCAAGTCCGGTGATACCTATCAGGTCGAAGG ATTCTACGCAAGACGACCCCGCGAATCGTTTGAAATAATCAAAATATACCATCCCTCGAATTTGCCCGGAAAGCAAATTGTCGTTGGCCGGGTTCTCATGGATCCGAGAGCTGCAACCCCTCCGCACACCCACAGCGGTGCAGCCATCGTTGCTGTTGTCACTGAAGGCACCGTCCTAAACCAGATGAACGAGGATAATCCGATTCTCACGAGCAAGGGAGAGGTCTTCTACGAGAGTCCAGGCTGTCATCACGTCTTGTCGGAGAACAATACGCAGGAAAAGGCCTCCTTTATTGTGGTGCTGATTGTGGATGATGAGGTCGTGAAGGATGGGTATGAGAGTCTCGTTGTGTTGGATGCGGAGAAACAGGACGGAAATTGA
- a CDS encoding protein CYP677A1 (transcript_id=CADANIAT00006431), producing the protein MDAYTSLLALAGALISYSLSYVCYTFYWHPLARFPGPPLAALTRFYRAYIDISWKHSFVHHLGELHKKYGDIIRIGPNELHFRSPAAYLEIFNPANRWDKEERLYHSFGEDRSSFGYLRYAEAKERKDILSRRFSRKAVQDAQKIVEGIVLDLCKTLGQNSEEAVDLFYAFRCMSVDVITYLCFANSVNAVHAPKYESPLLLAMDASMTVFPAFKHFGFYKEMIMNCPPKLSKILSPATAGLVDLQTLLKAQIEDLTSDPSQLEKLPHNTTIYHELLRPEAYRTKTQPSKGSLYEESQALMFGGADTTGMTLMHGCFYILQEKSRGIYERLKTELVEAWPSLDGAAPTWEELEKLPYLTAVIKESLRMSPGVASPLPRVVPKSGAVITKTHIPGGTIVSQSSHFVHTNPDIFEDPHSFIPERWLGEKGKSLDKWLLAFSRGPRSCLGQQLAWAELYLTYAHVFRKFDLQIDPSSPNELKWKDTFLAHYLGPHLKAKLTPVIS; encoded by the exons ATGGATGCATACACTTCGCTGTTGGCGCTGGCTGGAGCGCTGATTTCTTATTCCCTGTCCTACGTCTGCTACACCTTCTATTGGCACCCCCTGGCCCGGTTTCCTGGTCCCCCACTTGCTGCTCTCACGCGCTTCTACCGGGCATACATTGACATTTCCTGGAAGCACTCGTTTGTGCATCATCTGGGGGAGCTCCATAAGAAATATG GCGACATTATCCGAATTGGCCCGAACGAG CTGCACTTCCGCTCCCCAGCGGCATACCTCGAGATCTTTAACCCAGCCAATCGCTGGGACAAGGAGGAACGGCTCTACCACAGCTTCGGCGAGGACCGCTCTTCGTTTGGGTATCTACGCTATGCGGAAGCtaaagagaggaaggataTTCTCTCGCGACGGTTTTCCCGCAAAGCCGTGCAAGACGCTCAGAAGATCGTAGAGGGCATA GTCCTTGATCTGTGCAAGACTCTCGGCCAGAACAGCGAGGAGGCTGTCGACCTGTTCTATGCGTTTCGCTGTATGTCGGTTGATGTAATAACCT ATCTCTGCTTCGCAAACTCTGTCAATGCAGTTCACGCGCCAAAATATGAATCGCCCCTCCTCCTGGCCATGGACGCCTCCATGACCGTATTCCCGGCTTTCAAGCACTTTGGTTTCTACAAAGAGATGATCATGAACTGCCCCCCGAAACTGTCGAAGATCCTCAGCCCTGCAACGGCAGGGCTGGTCGACCTCCAAACT CTCCTCAAAGCCCAGATCGAAGACCTCACTTCTGACCCTTCCCAGCTGGAAAAACTGCCTCACAACACCACGATCTACCACGAGCTCCTGCGACCCGAGGCATACCGGACAAAAACCCAGCCCAGCAAGGGAAGTCTATATGAGGAGAGCCAGGCGCTCATGTTTGGCGGCGCGGATACAACAGGGATGACTCTCATGCACGGGTGTTTCTATATCTTGCAGGAGAAGTCCAGAGGCATATATGAGCGGTTGAAGACGGAACTTGTTGAGGCGTGGCCGAGTCTTGATGGGGCTGCACCTACTTGGGAAGAGCTCGAGAAGTTGCCATACTTA ACGGCTGTCATTAAAGAATCCCTCCGGATGAGTCCCGGCGTCGCATCCCCCCTCCCACGCGTCGTCCCTAAATCTGGGGCCGTGATCACAAAAACGCATATCCCCGGTGGT ACAATTGTCAGCCAGTCTAGCCACTTCGTGCATACAAACCCCGACATCTTCGAGGATCCTCACTCCTTCATTCCGGAGCGCTGGCTCGGCGAGAAAGGAAAGTCACTCGATAAGTGGCTCCTAGCATTTTCGCGGGGCCCGAGAAGTTGTCTTGGGCAGCA GCTAGCCTGGGCAGAGCTATATCTGACCTACGCCCATGTATTTCGGAAATTCGATCTGCAGATTGATCCGTCAAG TCCCAACGAGCTAAAATGGAAAGATACCTTCTTAGCTCATTATTTAGGCCCACATCTCAAGGCTAAATTGACGCCTGTCATAAGCTGA